Within Eggerthella timonensis, the genomic segment GCCGTGGGCATCACGTTCGCGTTCTTGCGCGTGGACATCGTCATGTCCGTGGGCCTCATCGGTGCGACGACGTTCGTCCTGTCCATCGTAGGCGTGGCGGTGGGCCATCGCTTCGGCGCCCGCTACGAGAAGCCGGCCACCATCGCCGGCGGCATCGTGCTCATCCTCATCGGCCTCAAGATCCTCCTCGAGCACCTGGGAATCCTGGCGCTCTAGCGATTCCGCACGCTCTCCCGGGTTGAACCCGGGCTAGCGAAGCGCCGCCCGATCAACCCGCGCGATGTCGAGGTTGCGGAGAGAGGGGGCGCCCACCAAGCGAGTTCCGCAGCGAAGCGAGGACTGTCCGAGCGACTGGGCACCTCCTCTCTCCGCAACCGGACAGGTTGAATCGAATGCTAGTCGATCGGGTAGCTGCCGAGCACCTTCACCTCGCGCAGCTTCAGCCTCAGGCAGTTGAGCGCCGTCTGCACGGCCAGATCGTTCGCGTTCTCCTTGAACTCGATGAAGAACATGTAGTCGCCGAGCGCCTGCTTCGTCGGGCGCGACTGGATCATCGACAGGTTGATGCCGGCGTAGGCGAACTCGGATAGGATCATGTTGAGGGTGCCGGCACGGTCGACCTGCAAGAACAGCGCGAGCGACGTCTTGTAGCGGTCGCCGGTGAACACGGGGGGATGCCCCTGGCGGCCGATGAGCGCGAACGACGTCTGGTTGCCGAAGTGGTCCTCGATCTCGCGCTCCTCCACGCGCGCACCGTACAGTTCGGCCGCGAACGCGTTGGCGATGCCCGCGATGTGCGGGTTCTCCATGACCAGCCGCGCGCTGTCGGCGGTCGACGACGTGGTGATGGTGGAGCGGCCCGGCAGGCGCTCGCTCAGGAAGCGGCGGCACTGCGCGAGCCCCTGGGCGTGCGACGCCACCGTGGCTATGTCCTCGATCTTCGCGTCCGGGTGCATGACGAGGCAATGGTGGATGTCGATGACCTCCTCGCCGAGGATCGTGGCCGAGCTCTTGAACGAGAAGTTGTCGAGCGTGGCCGTGACTGACCCTTCGAGGGAGTTCTCCTTCGCCACCACGCCGAACTCGCACTTGCCGCGGTCGACGCAGTCGAACACCTCGTCGAACGAGGCGCACTCGAGCAGATTCGGGTCGTCGATGCCGAGCCGTGCCGCGAACGCGCGCGCGGCTTCGTCGGTGTAGGTGCCGGCAGGGCCGAGGTAGGCGAATACGGGTTCGGTTGAAGCCATGGGTCCAATCCTTCTATCGGGGTTCTCGATTATCCGTGCTTGTGCTATCATACCCGTCTTCACGACAAGATGAACGGCGGTGAACGAGAAACCAACGGGAGTTCTCACGGATGAGCGGTCTGCATAGAGAGGGGCGAAAAAGGGGTCCTCTTGCATGAAAATGCATAAACCAGCTAATCAAGTGTATAACTCATGTTACGTAGATGTCAAACCGTAACATTTTTGCGCCACTTGCGGGTCAAACGTTGCGCTCGCGCCCTCGCTGTGCGTTTTATTTCTGGAGTCGTGGAAAATACACATTCAGCAAGCATTGGAAGACGAGAGCACCTGAGGAGGTGTGCACATGGAAACAGAGGCCACAGTTTCAGAGTTTCAGAACATGCTTTCCGCGCGTGGCGTAAGCCGCCGCAGTTTCATGAAACTTTGCGGCGCCGTTGCGGTCGCGGCCGGATTGTCCGAGCTCGCTGCCCCGCGCGTGGCGCAGGCCCTCGAGAAGTCCGTGATTGGCGCAACGAAGGGCAAGCTGTATCCGGTTATCTGGATCGAAGGCGCGTCGTGCACGGGTTGTACCGAGTCGTTTGCCCAGGTTGAGACGCCGGATGCGGCTTCAATCGTGCTGGACATGATCTCGCTCAACTACTCCGAGACCCTGTCGGCGGCTGCCGGCTGGTCGATGGAGGAGGCCAAGGAGCAGACGATCGAGGCCGGCAACTACATCCTCGTGTACGAGGGTGCCGTGCTGGAAGGCTGGGGCGGCCAGGCGCTGCGCGTGGCCGACAAGCCCGGTACGGAGCATCTGATCGAGGCTGCCGAGAAAGCCAACGCCGTCGTCGCGTTGGGCTCCTGCGCAGTGAACGGCGGATGGATGGGCGCCAACCCCAACCAGGCGGGCGCGCTCGGCGTGCAGGCGTTCCTCAAGAAGGCCGGCATCGACACGCCGGTCGTGAACGTCCCCGGCTGCCCGGCCAACCCCGAGTGGCTCGTGGCGGTCCTGGCGGACGTCATCTTGCTCGAGAAGCTTCCCGCGCTCAACGGCGAGAACAAGCCTGCCGGCATCTTCGACCAGACGATCCATGACAACTGCGAGCGTCGCGGCCATTTCGAGAACGGCGAGTTCGTCTACAAGTTCGGCTCCGAGGAAGAGGCCAAGGGCTACTGCCTGTACCCGCTCGGCTGCCGCGGCCCGCAGACGAAGTCGAACTGCGGCGTGGTGCTGTGGAACAACCGTCGCAGCTGGTGCGTGCAGTCCGGCGCTCCCTGCATCGGTTGCTGCGAGGCCAACCCGAACGATCCCGGCCACAACTGGGTCGAGGTCAACACCCCGTTCTACAAGCGCCATCGCGACCTGCGCATCGGCGACTGGATGGTCCAGCCCGGCACGATCGCCCTCGGCATCACCGGCCTGCTGGCTGCGGCC encodes:
- the pheA gene encoding prephenate dehydratase, with amino-acid sequence MASTEPVFAYLGPAGTYTDEAARAFAARLGIDDPNLLECASFDEVFDCVDRGKCEFGVVAKENSLEGSVTATLDNFSFKSSATILGEEVIDIHHCLVMHPDAKIEDIATVASHAQGLAQCRRFLSERLPGRSTITTSSTADSARLVMENPHIAGIANAFAAELYGARVEEREIEDHFGNQTSFALIGRQGHPPVFTGDRYKTSLALFLQVDRAGTLNMILSEFAYAGINLSMIQSRPTKQALGDYMFFIEFKENANDLAVQTALNCLRLKLREVKVLGSYPID
- a CDS encoding hydrogenase small subunit, which produces METEATVSEFQNMLSARGVSRRSFMKLCGAVAVAAGLSELAAPRVAQALEKSVIGATKGKLYPVIWIEGASCTGCTESFAQVETPDAASIVLDMISLNYSETLSAAAGWSMEEAKEQTIEAGNYILVYEGAVLEGWGGQALRVADKPGTEHLIEAAEKANAVVALGSCAVNGGWMGANPNQAGALGVQAFLKKAGIDTPVVNVPGCPANPEWLVAVLADVILLEKLPALNGENKPAGIFDQTIHDNCERRGHFENGEFVYKFGSEEEAKGYCLYPLGCRGPQTKSNCGVVLWNNRRSWCVQSGAPCIGCCEANPNDPGHNWVEVNTPFYKRHRDLRIGDWMVQPGTIALGITGLLAAALVVHGFGMKMTGRMDGGADFEKVRGWDAKHPDKSIGKYDEADLKNDDKKEGR